From Paenibacillus sp. GP183, one genomic window encodes:
- a CDS encoding polyhydroxyalkanoate synthesis regulator has product MSDLLRKAFALGLGITAASKEKVQQFVDEMVLKGELGKNESRDVVNDLISKGEEQRLELKRLVHEQVKKVLAELDVATKQDLRELEQKINPPGPTTL; this is encoded by the coding sequence ATGAGTGATTTGTTGAGAAAAGCATTCGCATTGGGGCTGGGCATTACAGCTGCAAGCAAGGAAAAGGTTCAGCAATTTGTGGATGAAATGGTTCTCAAGGGCGAGCTCGGCAAGAACGAATCCAGGGATGTAGTCAATGATTTGATCTCCAAAGGGGAAGAACAAAGGCTTGAACTTAAGCGGTTGGTACATGAACAAGTGAAGAAGGTATTGGCCGAGCTGGATGTGGCCACCAAACAGGATTTGCGTGAATTGGAGCAGAAGATCAATCCCCCTGGTCCGACTACCTTGTAG
- a CDS encoding polysaccharide deacetylase family protein, whose product MARRLNGLAFFLILGLLSACDNNKSTSISKPSPSPPTTVATETATSTATSTATSTATSTAMETASPTIDSNSLKKSILQRYDKIKPLHWGENVPGVRSRLQTKDKVIAITFDACGGPEGSGYDQKLIDFLIHEKIPATLFINARWIDANPEQFLTLARNPLFDIENHGFEHRPLSVIGQSAYKIRGTRNVSEVVDEVQMNEDKIEKLTGRRPQFFRSGTAYYDDVAVHIAQDLGLTVVNYSILGDAGATFNTQQVYDALMKAKSGSIVIAHMNHPEKDTADGVIKAVPMLKKAGFTFVKLSSYPLE is encoded by the coding sequence TTGGCACGTCGACTAAACGGTTTGGCCTTCTTCCTTATTTTGGGTCTGCTTTCCGCTTGTGACAACAATAAATCTACTTCTATATCTAAGCCATCCCCATCCCCACCCACGACAGTAGCAACAGAAACAGCAACATCAACAGCAACATCAACAGCAACATCAACAGCAACATCAACAGCGATGGAAACGGCATCTCCCACAATTGACTCCAATTCTCTCAAGAAAAGCATTCTTCAACGCTACGATAAAATCAAACCCTTGCATTGGGGAGAGAATGTCCCTGGTGTACGATCCCGACTCCAAACCAAAGACAAAGTGATAGCAATTACCTTCGATGCTTGTGGAGGACCGGAAGGGAGCGGGTACGACCAAAAGCTGATAGATTTTCTCATTCACGAGAAGATCCCGGCTACTCTATTTATCAATGCCCGCTGGATAGATGCGAATCCAGAGCAGTTTTTGACATTGGCTCGCAATCCGCTCTTTGATATCGAGAATCATGGTTTTGAGCATCGTCCCTTGTCTGTGATTGGACAATCCGCCTATAAAATTCGAGGTACAAGGAATGTCAGCGAAGTCGTGGATGAAGTGCAAATGAATGAGGATAAAATCGAGAAGCTGACAGGTCGTCGTCCGCAATTTTTTCGCTCGGGTACTGCTTATTACGACGATGTAGCTGTTCATATCGCTCAGGATCTCGGACTTACTGTGGTGAATTACAGTATTCTTGGCGATGCTGGTGCCACCTTTAATACGCAGCAGGTTTATGATGCTTTGATGAAAGCAAAGAGCGGCTCCATCGTCATCGCCCATATGAATCACCCTGAAAAAGATACGGCCGATGGAGTCATCAAGGCAGTTCCGATGTTGAAAAAAGCTGGGTTTACCTTCGTTAAGCTTTCTTCTTACCCTTTGGAATAA
- the coaW gene encoding type II pantothenate kinase — translation MTSVIPLGIDAGGTLIKFAFWNQNQLHTIKLPTAHMQAAAIWIKERFSNASLCVTGGKSLLFQSMLGYETRSMIEFDATCHGVQYLIREQGIALPSFILANAGTGTSIHWIHPDGHSRVGGTGVGGGTILGLSSLLTGIDDYEEIIQLAKQGKTDRVDLKVSHIYEGAVPPIPGDLTASNFGYVLKHPEKQSPEDLLASIMSLVGETVATVSILAAQQHGVSNIVFIGSSFAGNDVLGDVVVRNTEIKGAIPMVLQNGEYSGAIGALLSMTPKGTAVS, via the coding sequence ATGACTTCAGTTATCCCTCTCGGTATAGATGCTGGCGGCACGCTGATTAAATTTGCTTTTTGGAATCAAAATCAACTGCATACGATCAAGCTGCCGACGGCGCACATGCAAGCCGCTGCGATTTGGATCAAGGAGCGATTTTCTAATGCATCCCTTTGCGTAACAGGTGGGAAAAGCCTTTTATTTCAATCAATGCTGGGATATGAAACGCGTTCCATGATTGAATTTGACGCAACTTGCCATGGCGTTCAGTATCTAATTCGTGAGCAGGGAATCGCCCTGCCATCTTTTATTTTGGCGAATGCGGGAACGGGAACTTCGATTCACTGGATCCATCCAGACGGCCATTCCCGCGTTGGAGGAACAGGCGTTGGAGGCGGCACCATACTGGGGCTGTCCTCTTTGCTCACCGGAATTGATGATTACGAGGAGATTATCCAGCTCGCGAAGCAGGGGAAAACGGATCGTGTTGATCTGAAGGTCAGCCATATCTATGAGGGAGCGGTCCCGCCCATCCCTGGCGACCTTACAGCGAGCAACTTCGGTTACGTGCTGAAGCACCCGGAGAAACAGTCACCAGAGGATCTCCTTGCCTCGATCATGAGTCTCGTCGGCGAAACGGTAGCCACGGTCAGCATCCTCGCCGCACAGCAGCATGGAGTATCCAACATCGTCTTCATTGGCTCATCATTTGCAGGTAATGATGTTCTTGGTGATGTAGTCGTGCGAAACACAGAAATCAAGGGTGCGATACCGATGGTTCTGCAGAACGGAGAATACAGCGGGGCGATCGGAGCTTTGCTCAGCATGACTCCAAAGGGTACGGCAGTTTCATGA
- a CDS encoding MFS transporter yields MEPEIAVNNRNLELFRPIQVSRNFTALWIGQSLANLGSAVLNVVLPIIALSLGGSTLTIGWMMTLLMIPQVILLPFSGILADRLPRVPMMIITDSVRFILLGIVTFLAAMNRMTLMDLYLFAILFGAMQALFQPAYAATRAQIFTKDIRNAANALTQASQQLAMTLGPSLGGLIVGFSSGAFGLGVNALGFLVSTLSLMYVKVPVPVMEQSDTPQPKTKIFQKLRNELLSGYFELRKHDWLWVTILAFSFINILGRGMIVVVLPWLINIHLNFPSYIFGIVSSAAAVGALVMSFLFGSRRTWKHRGILAYLGVAISAAALVCLTFASWIPMIVVIMAIHGAGYMLFGLIWEVSLQELVPHEAYGRVVSLDIFGSIALLPLGYILTGWLAENIGGLWTIGISSALVLIIVAFALSFPAIRKFE; encoded by the coding sequence GTGGAACCAGAAATTGCTGTCAATAATAGGAATCTGGAATTATTCAGGCCGATCCAGGTGTCACGTAACTTTACCGCACTGTGGATTGGCCAGTCTCTTGCAAATTTAGGCAGCGCCGTCTTGAACGTAGTTTTGCCCATCATTGCGCTTTCCTTGGGCGGGTCAACTTTAACCATTGGTTGGATGATGACACTGTTAATGATTCCCCAGGTCATTTTACTTCCATTTTCAGGTATCTTGGCCGATCGCTTGCCTCGCGTACCCATGATGATCATTACGGATTCGGTTCGCTTCATTTTATTGGGAATTGTTACCTTTTTAGCAGCAATGAATAGGATGACTCTCATGGATCTTTATCTGTTTGCCATCCTTTTTGGTGCGATGCAAGCTCTGTTTCAACCTGCTTATGCGGCGACTAGAGCTCAGATCTTCACCAAAGATATTCGCAATGCGGCTAATGCCTTAACGCAGGCTTCACAGCAGCTTGCCATGACGCTGGGTCCTTCTCTGGGCGGGCTCATTGTCGGATTCTCTTCCGGCGCTTTTGGTCTGGGAGTCAATGCGCTGGGATTTTTGGTTTCTACCTTAAGTCTGATGTATGTAAAAGTTCCTGTTCCTGTAATGGAGCAATCAGATACGCCTCAACCGAAAACCAAAATTTTCCAAAAACTACGAAATGAGCTGCTCAGCGGGTATTTTGAACTTCGTAAACATGATTGGCTGTGGGTCACCATTTTGGCGTTCTCGTTCATCAATATATTGGGCCGAGGGATGATCGTGGTTGTGCTGCCGTGGTTAATCAATATCCATTTGAATTTCCCGTCTTATATTTTCGGGATCGTATCTTCAGCGGCTGCCGTTGGTGCGTTGGTTATGTCTTTCTTATTCGGCAGCAGACGCACATGGAAACATCGCGGCATTTTGGCATATTTGGGAGTAGCGATATCAGCCGCGGCACTTGTCTGCCTTACTTTTGCTTCATGGATTCCCATGATTGTTGTCATTATGGCGATTCATGGAGCCGGGTATATGCTCTTTGGACTTATTTGGGAAGTCAGTTTGCAAGAATTGGTGCCGCATGAGGCTTATGGACGTGTGGTGAGTTTAGATATATTCGGTTCAATCGCGCTGCTTCCATTAGGTTACATCCTGACAGGCTGGCTCGCTGAAAACATTGGCGGCTTATGGACCATTGGGATAAGCTCCGCATTAGTCTTAATCATAGTTGCTTTTGCTCTCTCGTTTCCCGCTATTCGTAAGTTTGAATGA
- a CDS encoding ROK family transcriptional regulator, with the protein MNNKNNVLGTPNLLRLVNRNSILSLLEQIDVTSRAELSSISGISPPTVSAIVKELFTEGWLHKAGDGVSQGGKPPQLIKLNPDARYIGAIQMNQDKIRIRITNLVGKVYAEEQYKSHKDDGQSMSIETADRLMKLISAQQIDPELMLGVGIAVPGVVNAQGIVSNAPEFGWSREPIKQYFLKHLQFPVVVENDVKLAAMGDAWKRKSLSGVSVYIHLDRGIGAGILIDGKLYRGSNFAAGEIGNLIVDPCQIPANLFEKSDRLGFFEAHYGSTALSLSSENSNEENNRHEDSIIKHFAYAIVNVAALLDPDTIVFGGIMTSRIDNFLGKLLNALSGLLTLTPKMYITPLGDDACLFGATRAVIENKVQVTWTTV; encoded by the coding sequence TTGAATAATAAAAACAATGTGCTTGGAACACCCAATTTATTGCGGTTAGTCAACCGAAACTCGATTCTTTCGCTGCTTGAACAAATCGACGTCACCAGTCGCGCAGAATTGAGTTCAATATCCGGAATTAGTCCACCCACGGTTTCTGCAATCGTGAAGGAATTGTTCACCGAGGGATGGCTGCATAAAGCCGGCGATGGAGTTTCGCAGGGCGGTAAACCGCCGCAATTAATTAAATTGAATCCGGATGCCAGATACATCGGTGCCATTCAAATGAATCAAGACAAAATTCGTATCCGGATTACCAATTTGGTCGGCAAGGTTTACGCTGAAGAGCAGTACAAGTCCCACAAAGACGATGGCCAATCCATGAGTATCGAAACGGCTGATCGTTTGATGAAATTGATATCGGCGCAACAGATCGATCCGGAGCTCATGTTAGGCGTTGGCATCGCAGTGCCTGGTGTGGTGAATGCCCAGGGAATCGTCTCCAACGCTCCTGAGTTCGGTTGGAGTCGGGAGCCGATTAAACAGTATTTTTTGAAGCATCTTCAATTTCCCGTAGTCGTAGAGAATGATGTCAAATTAGCGGCGATGGGTGATGCTTGGAAGCGAAAATCTTTGTCGGGTGTCTCGGTTTATATACACCTCGACCGTGGAATTGGCGCCGGTATTTTAATTGACGGCAAGCTGTACAGGGGCTCGAACTTCGCAGCCGGTGAAATCGGCAACCTGATTGTGGATCCGTGCCAAATTCCGGCGAATCTATTTGAAAAGTCGGATCGGCTTGGTTTTTTCGAAGCCCATTATGGCAGTACGGCCCTCAGCTTAAGCAGCGAAAATTCCAATGAAGAAAACAACCGCCATGAGGATTCCATTATTAAGCATTTTGCATACGCCATTGTGAATGTGGCTGCTTTGTTAGATCCAGATACCATCGTGTTTGGGGGAATAATGACGTCTCGTATCGATAATTTCTTAGGCAAATTATTAAATGCTTTGTCAGGGTTGTTGACTCTAACTCCCAAGATGTACATCACTCCGCTGGGTGACGATGCCTGCTTATTTGGCGCTACCCGTGCAGTTATTGAAAACAAGGTACAGGTCACGTGGACAACGGTATAG
- a CDS encoding amidohydrolase family protein, which yields MNVLIKNVIDMHVHFPAKQAPRHRQVPPAILEYQKALRVKWREQFKFEEPEKEHPGDVVQEQRWLKQMEDHQLQHVNFLTGGGNEKLAALVKRHPDKFTGFAHHDLSEDGATEKLQVAVEQLGLHGYKWFGPLMKKSFDAPELKSFWTYLADRKLPCLIHFGVLGGPGGVVHHPYINPLTMANVVQTYVDIPFIFPHFGAGYWQELLHLAWSSPNVHVDGSGSNDWIRWMPYTLTLQNLFQKAYETIGPSRIVFGSDSSDFPRGFAKRYLDLQESACHNIGIPKADMQLMFGGNVARILQLKNAKPVIIE from the coding sequence GTGAATGTCTTGATTAAGAATGTCATTGATATGCATGTGCATTTTCCTGCAAAGCAAGCACCTCGGCACCGTCAAGTGCCCCCGGCTATTCTGGAATACCAAAAGGCGCTTCGGGTGAAATGGCGTGAACAGTTTAAATTCGAGGAGCCCGAAAAGGAGCATCCCGGCGATGTAGTCCAGGAACAAAGATGGCTGAAGCAAATGGAAGATCACCAGCTGCAGCACGTCAACTTTCTGACAGGTGGCGGGAATGAAAAACTGGCAGCCCTCGTAAAAAGGCATCCGGATAAATTCACAGGCTTCGCTCACCACGACTTGTCAGAGGATGGAGCAACGGAAAAACTGCAGGTTGCCGTAGAACAATTGGGATTGCACGGCTACAAATGGTTTGGACCACTAATGAAGAAATCCTTTGATGCACCTGAGTTAAAATCTTTCTGGACTTACTTGGCTGATCGAAAACTGCCTTGTTTAATTCACTTTGGCGTTCTGGGAGGACCCGGCGGGGTCGTTCATCATCCTTATATCAATCCTCTGACCATGGCCAATGTCGTTCAAACTTACGTCGACATTCCGTTTATTTTCCCGCACTTTGGAGCGGGCTATTGGCAGGAGCTGCTGCATTTGGCTTGGTCCAGTCCGAACGTGCATGTGGATGGTTCGGGATCGAATGACTGGATTCGATGGATGCCGTATACGCTGACGCTGCAAAATTTGTTTCAGAAAGCATACGAAACGATAGGTCCGAGCAGAATCGTATTTGGCTCGGATTCCAGTGATTTTCCTCGTGGTTTTGCTAAGAGATACCTGGATTTACAGGAATCCGCTTGTCACAACATCGGGATACCCAAAGCAGATATGCAGTTAATGTTTGGAGGGAATGTAGCCCGAATCCTGCAGTTGAAAAACGCGAAACCGGTTATTATTGAGTAA
- a CDS encoding carbohydrate ABC transporter permease, translating into MRKKVDVAAIIIHFVLWIGIFVVAMPFLWMVLSSFKTLPEFYTFSFWPKKWSLDAYHTIFAETKYVRWYGNSFLIAIVSTISNLFFASLIGYTLAKQQFKGNKLIFVIILSTLMVPTELLVIPWYVMSSNFGWTDTYWSIMFPGLIEAFAVFLMRQFMLGIPDDLLGAARIDGMSEFGIFIKVVLPQVTQGLGALAILSFLGNWNAYLWPVIAVSKERMRTLPVGMSLYSTGDAGGLQWNMIMAMSTMAVIPILIVYFIFQKRIVEGISLTGLK; encoded by the coding sequence ATGCGAAAAAAGGTTGATGTAGCTGCAATCATCATCCATTTCGTTCTATGGATTGGAATTTTTGTGGTTGCGATGCCGTTCCTGTGGATGGTTCTATCATCGTTTAAAACCTTGCCCGAGTTTTATACATTCAGTTTTTGGCCCAAGAAGTGGTCATTGGATGCGTACCATACCATATTTGCAGAGACCAAGTACGTTCGCTGGTACGGAAACAGCTTTTTAATAGCGATTGTCTCCACTATAAGTAATTTGTTTTTTGCTTCACTCATTGGATATACGCTCGCGAAGCAGCAATTTAAAGGGAATAAATTGATTTTTGTTATCATCTTGAGCACATTGATGGTTCCTACCGAATTGCTTGTTATCCCTTGGTACGTCATGAGCAGTAATTTTGGGTGGACAGATACCTATTGGAGCATCATGTTTCCAGGATTGATTGAGGCTTTTGCCGTATTTTTGATGAGACAATTTATGCTCGGTATTCCGGACGACCTGTTAGGCGCTGCAAGGATAGATGGGATGTCGGAGTTCGGCATCTTTATTAAAGTCGTTCTTCCGCAAGTCACACAAGGCTTGGGGGCGCTTGCTATCCTATCTTTCCTCGGAAATTGGAACGCCTACCTTTGGCCGGTCATCGCTGTTTCGAAGGAAAGAATGCGCACGCTGCCTGTAGGGATGTCGTTATATTCGACTGGGGACGCCGGCGGTCTTCAGTGGAACATGATTATGGCGATGAGTACAATGGCTGTGATACCGATCCTCATTGTATACTTTATTTTCCAAAAACGAATTGTTGAAGGGATCTCTTTGACAGGACTCAAGTAA
- a CDS encoding sugar ABC transporter permease: protein MKRVFAESPEEKSSHFAFTNRLSLQNKRALTAYTFLAIPLIFFLGIRIAPTLYAFAMSFFKQSGAGFTLDNYQMLFKSKDFLRAFTNTILYVIITVPCQLAIGIILALMIGRIKRFKGFYRTIYFLPYITSAVAISWVWRLMYNPNMGFINVILHSLHLPTHQWLRSPSEALMAVSIVIIWQSSGYATLISMAGLESIPKSYYEAARIDGASGWQLFWKITWPLLNPTFVFLSVTGVIGALQTFTQIANLTGGSGGQAGGPLNSTVSIVVYVYNEGFNNFNLPFASTVSVVLFALILLVTLVQMKLINRTYEY from the coding sequence GTGAAACGTGTATTCGCTGAATCCCCTGAAGAGAAATCGTCACATTTTGCTTTTACAAATCGTTTATCCCTACAAAATAAAAGGGCGCTGACTGCCTACACATTTTTGGCGATTCCACTCATTTTCTTCCTTGGGATTCGTATCGCTCCGACACTTTATGCGTTTGCGATGTCTTTTTTCAAGCAATCAGGCGCGGGATTTACCTTGGATAACTACCAGATGTTGTTTAAATCGAAGGATTTTTTGCGAGCCTTTACGAATACCATTTTATATGTGATTATTACTGTGCCTTGCCAATTGGCCATTGGAATCATCCTGGCACTAATGATTGGCAGGATTAAACGATTCAAAGGGTTCTACAGGACCATTTATTTTCTCCCGTATATCACATCAGCCGTAGCGATCAGTTGGGTTTGGCGTCTTATGTATAACCCTAACATGGGCTTTATCAATGTCATTCTCCATTCGCTTCATCTGCCCACTCACCAATGGTTGAGAAGTCCCAGTGAGGCACTCATGGCCGTAAGTATTGTGATTATATGGCAATCATCCGGTTATGCAACGCTCATCTCCATGGCGGGATTGGAATCCATTCCGAAGTCCTATTATGAAGCAGCAAGAATTGATGGAGCGTCCGGTTGGCAGCTATTCTGGAAAATCACCTGGCCGTTGCTCAACCCAACCTTTGTGTTTTTGTCGGTGACCGGCGTCATTGGCGCCCTGCAAACCTTCACGCAAATTGCCAACCTTACCGGAGGCAGCGGGGGTCAAGCAGGCGGACCGCTCAATAGCACCGTGAGTATCGTCGTTTATGTGTACAATGAAGGATTCAACAACTTCAATCTGCCGTTTGCGTCCACCGTAAGCGTTGTTTTGTTTGCATTGATTCTACTTGTGACTTTGGTTCAGATGAAGCTGATTAACAGGACTTATGAATATTAA
- a CDS encoding extracellular solute-binding protein, with product MGKVKLVAVSALALSLLAGCSTPSTDKAASTDKGTTDKASTEKVTITYWQYSYPQKVSLIKKLIPEFQKLYPNITVETQDFPYDQYNQKVTAAMNAKNGPEVMNLFYGWLPQYVQQGYLQPIPEGFMSTADIDKYYIPMVKDSKIDGKYYALPTAVRSLALFYNKDLFKKAGLDPNSPPKTWDDLISQAQKMTIYKDGKLEQEGFAPDVGGQGYHVFEEVMLRQWGVTPFSSDNKKVQWNSSPQGLAAFQYFMDMFTKAKIGEQNFNTDYETAFKSGKAGMIIDGSFAIQNLKKDTAAEWGVTTLPTKDKGGMESNFGSYWVHGIAKGVSGAKLDASQKFIKFLISAETQKTWLKEVGELPAAASLSDDASITADPIYGPFVKGLKAAHATYFVNEKDERQAIIDGTNKILLNNAPVEQTFNELIKKQQEIRDQYFSQVK from the coding sequence TTGGGCAAAGTTAAATTAGTCGCAGTATCTGCTCTGGCGTTATCGTTGTTAGCGGGGTGTTCCACTCCTAGTACTGATAAGGCTGCCAGCACAGACAAGGGTACCACGGATAAAGCCAGCACTGAAAAAGTAACCATTACGTATTGGCAGTACAGTTACCCGCAGAAAGTATCTTTAATCAAAAAATTGATCCCGGAATTTCAGAAACTGTACCCTAATATCACGGTTGAAACGCAGGACTTTCCTTACGATCAATACAACCAAAAGGTTACTGCTGCAATGAACGCCAAAAATGGTCCTGAAGTTATGAACCTGTTCTATGGATGGTTACCACAATATGTGCAGCAAGGGTATCTGCAACCGATTCCTGAAGGTTTCATGAGCACAGCAGATATTGATAAATATTACATACCGATGGTCAAAGACTCAAAAATAGATGGAAAGTATTACGCTTTACCAACAGCGGTGCGTTCTCTTGCTTTATTCTATAATAAAGATCTTTTCAAAAAGGCCGGATTGGATCCTAACAGCCCGCCAAAAACATGGGATGATCTGATCAGTCAAGCGCAAAAAATGACTATATACAAGGATGGAAAGCTAGAGCAAGAAGGCTTTGCTCCAGATGTAGGCGGTCAGGGATACCATGTTTTTGAAGAGGTTATGCTTCGTCAATGGGGAGTTACACCGTTTAGCAGCGACAATAAGAAGGTGCAGTGGAATTCGTCACCGCAAGGATTGGCAGCCTTCCAATATTTCATGGATATGTTCACCAAAGCGAAGATCGGAGAGCAAAACTTTAATACTGATTATGAGACTGCATTTAAATCCGGCAAAGCAGGCATGATCATTGACGGCTCATTCGCGATTCAGAACCTCAAGAAGGATACAGCTGCCGAGTGGGGAGTAACCACGCTGCCTACCAAAGATAAAGGCGGGATGGAGTCGAACTTCGGTTCCTATTGGGTTCATGGCATAGCCAAAGGTGTTTCCGGCGCGAAACTGGATGCTTCGCAGAAATTTATTAAATTCCTCATTTCTGCAGAAACCCAGAAGACTTGGTTAAAAGAAGTCGGCGAGCTGCCTGCTGCAGCTTCACTTTCCGATGATGCGTCGATTACGGCAGATCCGATCTACGGACCGTTTGTAAAAGGTCTGAAAGCCGCTCATGCGACTTATTTCGTAAATGAAAAAGATGAGAGACAAGCGATCATTGACGGAACCAATAAAATTTTGCTCAACAATGCTCCTGTCGAACAAACATTTAATGAACTGATCAAGAAGCAGCAAGAAATTCGCGATCAATATTTCAGTCAGGTCAAGTAA